A single region of the Solwaraspora sp. WMMD791 genome encodes:
- a CDS encoding ThuA domain-containing protein, with translation MAHRRHFTFPRLRHRPARSGAARRRGTALAATVTLLAGLLTAPVSPAQAYTAPPTWGNRVVNVLVFHGPEAEQDDPVRRATNVIRRLGTEHGFYVHSADDPAVFNADNLARYRSVVFLSAHGITLDAAQEAALQAYVKGGGGFLGVHDAAYAQPSSEWFTGLIGTRPAPTLPPSEDVVEASASGNNPPNETAAHAFDGATGTKWLTRTPTGWLAGRLAAPTVVTRYALTSANDFAGRDPRDWTLQGSTDGENWTDLDRRTGQSFPQRFLTRQFTVDNTVPYQHYRLNITANSGEPLTQLAELWLIGADAGPAPETQVQQAKVDVTDRHHPATTDLPLNWTRSDQWINWDPSPVGRVHTVAQVDEASYDAGLSGNGPFHPVAWCHDYDGGRSFYTGMGRTEASWAQDEQFRDHILGAIRWTAGTVRGDCQATIAANYRVERLTGTNQQGQMDQIGEPHGLTIAPDGTVFYLGRAACATGAVPDWSNPNVGKGCGTIHQWDPRTKQVTLLTTLEVMGNRGSGSELVKSEEGLLGITLDPAFTDNGWFYVYWMPHASIDRDKRVGRRTVSRFTYDHDESSIDQATRVDLLSWETQIHSCCHAGGGMTFDEAGNLYVSTGDANSSGGSSGYSGNNWTQEYAGISFQDARRTAGNTNSLDGKILRITPRPDGTYSIPEGNLFTGEEAGGGKTRPEIYVMGVRNPSRIAWDPVNDWLTAAWVGPDATNPDPELGPAKYEHATIITSAGNQGWPYCMGNRQPYRDRSNTDATVLTGWYDCANPRNTSPRNTGLVELPPVRDSMIWYSPQGGGPVFPTRTDGSGLPTYVPGEETFTRPYLRGGGQAVMNGPTYHRSQVDTDSGVAWPAHWDGKWFIGDQSNSTNRVAVTVDPAVVPEQGAPAFGEDLRAIIPGGSGGNQLQSWMDAKFGPDGALYLLDYGGGFFTLHGNQKLIRIVYDGGAPTPGPQLASARVPDPSDPRTVAFSSHRVGGVAWEWTFGEGNRVSNQPHPTHTYRTHGRFEATVKVTYADGEAATHTIVVDTGCDAPDARETVWLLDTDTGVPNRDAAAGCTVNDLIDDERQWPNQGSFTSHLDEVLAQLHDDEVLDTAEVATLRAAGDASPIGRTTGYRPLFDGTGHSLAAWRQAPGGTFRLLPDGGISTSGGLGMLWYGAEEFADYSLRLQFKDVSPGDVRANSGVFVRFPDPTVPVDDRPAGSCGTVGSARSSQAWVAIYCGHEIQLYDGATGEPQKTGSVYNFQPTNLEQARPTPKDEWNDYEIRVVGQRYTIIRNGVTISEFDNVPGKQSSRAGDPPTDLRQFVSGFIGLQNHGGSDVMQFRNVRLRTL, from the coding sequence ATGGCACACCGACGCCATTTCACCTTCCCCCGACTCCGTCACCGACCCGCCCGATCGGGTGCCGCCCGCCGGCGCGGCACCGCGCTGGCGGCGACCGTGACCCTGCTGGCCGGGCTACTGACCGCCCCGGTCTCCCCCGCCCAGGCGTACACCGCGCCCCCGACCTGGGGTAACCGGGTGGTCAACGTCCTGGTCTTCCACGGCCCCGAGGCCGAGCAGGACGATCCGGTGCGCCGCGCCACCAACGTCATCCGCCGGCTCGGCACCGAACACGGCTTCTACGTGCACTCCGCCGACGACCCGGCGGTGTTCAACGCCGACAACCTGGCCCGCTACCGCAGCGTCGTCTTCCTGTCCGCCCACGGGATCACCCTCGACGCCGCACAGGAGGCGGCACTGCAGGCGTACGTCAAGGGTGGCGGCGGGTTCCTCGGCGTGCACGACGCCGCGTACGCCCAGCCGAGTTCGGAGTGGTTCACCGGGCTGATCGGCACCCGTCCGGCACCGACCCTGCCCCCGTCGGAGGATGTCGTCGAGGCGAGCGCCAGCGGCAACAACCCGCCCAACGAGACCGCCGCGCACGCTTTCGACGGCGCGACCGGCACCAAGTGGCTGACCCGTACCCCCACCGGCTGGCTCGCCGGGCGGCTGGCAGCCCCGACCGTGGTCACCCGGTACGCCCTGACCTCGGCCAACGACTTCGCCGGCCGCGACCCCCGGGACTGGACGCTGCAGGGCTCCACCGACGGCGAGAACTGGACCGACCTGGACCGGCGGACCGGACAGAGCTTCCCGCAACGCTTCCTGACCCGACAGTTCACGGTCGACAACACCGTGCCCTACCAGCACTACCGGCTGAACATCACCGCGAACAGCGGTGAACCGCTCACCCAGCTCGCCGAGCTGTGGCTGATCGGTGCCGACGCCGGCCCCGCACCGGAGACCCAGGTGCAGCAGGCGAAGGTCGACGTCACCGACCGCCACCACCCGGCGACCACGGACCTGCCGCTGAACTGGACCCGGTCCGACCAGTGGATCAACTGGGACCCGAGCCCGGTCGGCCGGGTGCACACCGTCGCCCAGGTCGACGAGGCCAGCTACGACGCGGGGCTCAGCGGCAACGGGCCCTTCCACCCGGTCGCCTGGTGCCACGACTACGACGGTGGTCGGTCCTTCTACACCGGCATGGGCCGCACCGAGGCCAGCTGGGCGCAGGACGAGCAGTTCCGGGACCACATCCTCGGCGCGATCCGGTGGACCGCCGGGACGGTACGCGGTGACTGCCAGGCGACGATCGCCGCCAACTACCGGGTGGAGCGGCTCACCGGCACCAACCAGCAGGGGCAGATGGACCAGATCGGCGAGCCGCACGGGTTGACGATCGCCCCGGACGGCACCGTGTTCTACCTCGGGCGTGCCGCCTGCGCCACCGGCGCCGTCCCGGACTGGTCGAACCCGAACGTCGGCAAGGGCTGCGGCACCATCCATCAGTGGGATCCCCGGACCAAGCAGGTCACGCTGCTCACCACGCTGGAGGTGATGGGCAACCGGGGCAGCGGCAGCGAGCTGGTCAAAAGTGAGGAAGGCCTGCTCGGGATCACCCTGGACCCGGCGTTCACCGACAACGGCTGGTTCTACGTGTACTGGATGCCGCACGCCTCGATCGACCGCGACAAGCGCGTCGGCCGGCGGACCGTCTCCCGGTTCACCTACGACCACGACGAGTCCAGCATCGACCAGGCCACCCGGGTGGACCTGCTGAGTTGGGAGACCCAGATCCACAGCTGCTGCCACGCCGGCGGCGGAATGACCTTCGACGAGGCGGGCAACCTGTACGTCAGCACCGGCGACGCCAACTCCTCCGGCGGCTCCAGCGGCTACTCCGGCAACAACTGGACCCAGGAGTACGCCGGGATCTCGTTCCAGGATGCCCGCCGTACCGCCGGCAACACCAACAGCCTCGACGGCAAGATCCTGCGGATCACACCGCGACCGGACGGTACGTACAGCATCCCGGAGGGCAACCTGTTCACCGGTGAGGAGGCCGGGGGCGGCAAGACCCGACCGGAGATCTACGTGATGGGGGTCCGCAACCCGTCGCGGATCGCCTGGGACCCGGTCAACGACTGGCTGACCGCCGCCTGGGTCGGCCCGGACGCCACCAACCCGGACCCTGAGCTGGGGCCGGCGAAGTACGAGCACGCCACGATCATCACGTCGGCCGGTAACCAGGGCTGGCCGTACTGCATGGGGAACCGCCAGCCGTACCGGGACCGCAGCAACACCGACGCGACGGTGCTGACCGGCTGGTACGACTGCGCCAACCCGCGCAACACCTCGCCACGCAACACCGGGCTGGTGGAGCTGCCGCCGGTCCGCGACAGCATGATCTGGTACTCCCCGCAGGGCGGCGGGCCGGTCTTCCCGACCCGTACCGACGGCAGCGGGCTGCCGACGTACGTGCCCGGCGAGGAGACCTTCACCCGGCCGTACCTGCGTGGTGGTGGCCAGGCCGTGATGAACGGACCGACGTACCACCGGTCACAGGTGGACACCGACAGCGGAGTGGCCTGGCCGGCGCACTGGGACGGCAAGTGGTTCATCGGTGATCAGTCGAACTCCACCAACCGGGTAGCGGTCACCGTCGACCCGGCAGTGGTGCCCGAGCAGGGGGCGCCCGCCTTCGGTGAGGATCTGCGGGCGATCATTCCGGGCGGCAGCGGCGGTAACCAGCTGCAGTCCTGGATGGACGCCAAGTTCGGCCCGGACGGGGCGCTGTACCTGCTGGACTACGGCGGCGGGTTCTTCACCCTGCACGGCAACCAGAAGCTGATCCGGATCGTCTACGACGGTGGCGCGCCGACGCCCGGCCCGCAGCTCGCCTCGGCGCGGGTGCCGGACCCGAGCGACCCACGGACGGTGGCCTTCTCCAGCCACCGGGTGGGTGGCGTCGCCTGGGAGTGGACCTTCGGCGAGGGCAACCGGGTGTCGAACCAGCCGCACCCGACGCACACCTACCGCACCCACGGACGGTTCGAGGCGACGGTGAAGGTCACCTACGCCGACGGTGAGGCGGCCACGCACACCATCGTGGTCGACACCGGCTGCGACGCCCCGGACGCCCGGGAGACGGTCTGGTTGCTCGACACCGACACCGGCGTACCGAACCGTGACGCGGCGGCCGGCTGCACCGTCAACGACCTCATCGACGACGAACGGCAGTGGCCGAACCAGGGCTCGTTCACCAGCCACCTCGACGAGGTGCTCGCGCAGCTGCACGACGACGAGGTGCTCGACACCGCCGAGGTGGCGACCCTGCGGGCAGCTGGAGACGCGTCCCCGATCGGGCGCACGACCGGATACCGTCCGCTGTTCGACGGGACCGGTCATTCGTTGGCCGCCTGGCGGCAGGCACCTGGGGGCACGTTCCGGCTGCTGCCCGACGGTGGGATCAGCACCTCGGGCGGGCTCGGGATGCTCTGGTACGGTGCCGAGGAGTTCGCCGACTACTCGCTGCGGCTGCAGTTCAAGGACGTCTCGCCCGGGGACGTGCGGGCCAACAGCGGGGTGTTCGTCCGGTTCCCCGACCCGACGGTGCCGGTGGACGACCGACCGGCGGGCAGCTGCGGCACCGTCGGCTCGGCCCGCAGCTCGCAGGCCTGGGTGGCGATCTACTGCGGTCACGAGATCCAGCTCTACGACGGTGCCACCGGCGAACCGCAGAAGACCGGGTCGGTCTACAACTTCCAACCCACCAACCTGGAACAGGCCCGGCCGACGCCGAAGGACGAATGGAACGACTACGAGATCAGAGTGGTCGGCCAGCGCTACACGATCATCCGCAACGGCGTGACGATCAGCGAGTTCGACAACGTCCCCGGCAAGCAGTCGTCCCGCGCCGGTGACCCGCCGACCGATCTGCGGCAATTCGTCAGCGGCTTCATCGGACTGCAGAACCATGGCGGCAGCGACGTGATGCAGTTCCGCAACGTCCGGCTGCGCACGCTGTGA
- the aroC gene encoding chorismate synthase, with translation MRWLTAGESHGPALVSVIDGVPAGVTVTGQDVARDLARRRLGHGRGARMTFERDEVEILGGVRHGVTLGSPVAIRVGNSEWPKWRTVMAADPVPAEELAAQARSAPLTRPRPGHADLAGMQKYGHGDARPVLERASARETAARVAAGAVARALLQQAFGVRIVSHVVAIGDVRVDDEAPVPRPVDGDRIDADPMRCVDPQVSARMVDEVDAARKDADTLGGVVEVLAYGVPPGLGSHVQWDRRLDARLAAALMSIPSVKGVEIGDGFRQSRSRGSVAHDEIFATPDGVRRATGRAGGLEGGITIGAPLRVRAALKPISSLNRALRTVDVVSGAPATAINQRSDVCAVPAGGVVGEAMVALVLAEAATEKFGGDSVAEIRRNLAGYLESLIIS, from the coding sequence ATGCGCTGGCTCACCGCCGGCGAGTCACACGGCCCGGCCCTGGTGTCGGTGATCGACGGCGTGCCCGCCGGCGTTACGGTGACCGGCCAGGACGTTGCCCGCGACCTCGCCCGCCGCCGACTGGGCCACGGCCGGGGTGCCCGAATGACGTTCGAGCGGGACGAGGTCGAGATCCTCGGTGGCGTCCGGCACGGGGTGACATTGGGTTCTCCGGTGGCGATCCGGGTGGGCAACTCGGAGTGGCCGAAGTGGCGCACCGTGATGGCGGCCGACCCGGTCCCCGCCGAGGAACTGGCGGCGCAGGCCCGCAGTGCCCCCCTGACCCGGCCGCGACCAGGCCACGCGGATCTGGCGGGGATGCAGAAGTACGGACACGGCGACGCGCGTCCGGTGCTGGAGCGGGCAAGCGCCCGGGAGACCGCAGCCCGGGTCGCCGCAGGAGCTGTCGCCCGGGCGCTGCTGCAACAGGCGTTCGGAGTTCGGATCGTGTCGCATGTCGTCGCGATCGGCGACGTGCGGGTCGACGACGAGGCACCGGTACCCCGTCCGGTGGACGGTGACAGAATCGACGCCGACCCGATGCGATGCGTCGACCCGCAGGTCAGCGCCCGGATGGTCGACGAGGTCGACGCCGCCAGGAAGGACGCGGACACCCTGGGTGGCGTCGTGGAGGTGCTCGCCTACGGTGTGCCACCGGGTCTGGGTTCGCACGTCCAGTGGGACCGTCGACTCGACGCACGGCTGGCCGCCGCGCTGATGTCGATCCCCTCGGTCAAGGGTGTGGAGATCGGCGACGGCTTCCGCCAGTCCCGGTCGCGGGGGTCGGTGGCGCACGACGAGATATTCGCGACACCGGACGGCGTACGGCGTGCGACCGGTCGCGCCGGTGGGTTGGAGGGCGGGATCACCATCGGTGCGCCGTTGCGGGTGCGGGCCGCGCTCAAGCCGATCTCGTCGCTGAACCGGGCGCTACGGACCGTCGACGTCGTCAGCGGCGCGCCGGCCACCGCGATCAATCAGCGTTCCGATGTGTGCGCGGTGCCGGCCGGCGGGGTGGTCGGCGAGGCCATGGTGGCGCTCGTCCTGGCCGAGGCGGCCACCGAGAAGTTCGGTGGCGACTCGGTGGCGGAGATCCGCCGGAACCTGGCCGGCTACCTCGAGAGCCTGATCATCAGCTGA
- a CDS encoding Dabb family protein, with product MLTHVVLMRLTDAADAPRARQLLAGLAADVPQCRSLVVGADVGHGPYSWDLALISTHDDAAGLAAYQAHPRHLEVVGWLGPRLAERAIVDF from the coding sequence ATGCTGACCCATGTGGTCCTGATGCGACTCACCGACGCGGCGGACGCGCCCCGGGCCCGGCAACTGCTGGCCGGGCTCGCCGCCGACGTACCGCAGTGCCGGTCGCTCGTCGTGGGAGCCGATGTCGGCCATGGCCCGTACTCCTGGGATCTGGCTCTGATCAGCACCCACGACGACGCCGCCGGTCTGGCCGCCTACCAGGCACACCCCCGCCACCTGGAGGTGGTCGGCTGGCTCGGCCCCCGCCTCGCCGAGCGCGCGATCGTGGACTTCTGA
- the gap gene encoding type I glyceraldehyde-3-phosphate dehydrogenase — protein sequence MTTTVAINGFGRIGRSFFRAALARRADLRIVAVNDLADAATLGHLLRYDSILGRLGHEVKVTADELTVAGTTTRVFAERDPAKLPWADLGVDVVVESTGAFTDATKARAHLTAGARKVLISAPAKHEDITIAYGINHDRYDATRHDVVSNASCTTNCLAPLAQVLHDGLGIERGLMTTVHAYTQDQNLQDGPHRDLRRARGAAQNIVPTTTGAAKAIGLVLPELQGRLDGYALRVPVPTGSCTDLSVTVSRETTVDEVNALFAAAANGPLAGVLSYTQDPIVSADIVTDPASCIFDAGLTKVIGNQVKVVGWYDNEWGFSNRVVDVVALLGARS from the coding sequence ATGACCACCACGGTCGCCATCAACGGATTCGGCCGCATCGGTCGCAGCTTCTTCCGCGCCGCGCTGGCCCGCAGGGCCGATCTGCGGATCGTCGCCGTCAACGATCTGGCCGACGCGGCCACCCTCGGTCACCTGCTGCGCTACGACAGCATCCTCGGGCGGCTCGGTCACGAGGTGAAGGTGACCGCCGACGAGCTCACCGTCGCCGGCACCACCACCCGGGTCTTCGCCGAGCGCGATCCCGCCAAGCTGCCCTGGGCCGACCTGGGTGTCGACGTCGTGGTCGAGTCGACCGGTGCGTTCACCGACGCCACGAAGGCCCGCGCCCACCTGACCGCCGGCGCCCGCAAGGTACTCATCTCGGCGCCGGCGAAGCACGAGGACATCACCATCGCCTACGGCATCAACCACGACCGCTACGACGCTACCCGTCACGACGTGGTGTCGAATGCCTCGTGCACGACCAACTGCCTGGCTCCGCTGGCCCAGGTGCTGCACGACGGCCTGGGCATCGAGCGAGGGCTGATGACCACGGTGCACGCCTACACTCAGGACCAGAACCTGCAGGACGGGCCGCACCGCGACCTGCGCCGGGCCCGCGGGGCCGCGCAGAACATCGTGCCGACCACGACGGGTGCCGCCAAGGCGATCGGTCTGGTCCTGCCCGAGCTGCAGGGTCGCCTCGACGGGTACGCGCTGCGGGTACCGGTGCCCACCGGCTCCTGCACGGACCTCAGCGTCACCGTCAGCCGCGAGACGACAGTGGACGAGGTCAACGCGCTGTTCGCGGCGGCGGCCAACGGCCCGCTGGCCGGCGTACTGAGCTACACGCAGGACCCGATCGTCTCCGCCGACATCGTCACCGATCCGGCGTCGTGCATCTTCGACGCGGGCCTCACCAAGGTCATCGGTAACCAGGTGAAGGTGGTCGGCTGGTACGACAACGAATGGGGCTTCTCCAACCGGGTGGTGGACGTCGTCGCCCTCCTGGGTGCCAGGTCCTGA
- a CDS encoding family 16 glycoside hydrolase, which translates to MSTALIALVGMVLTSTLAALPVSARPTDGGPAPARDTQVLTWTAGNDVTAYTEAPATAVPGPATLIFENSAATGNTSGMQHTLTFETGDPTYNQDVAVNILADPFDTNGGRWSVDVVLTAGTYRYFCAIPGHGLMNGILVVSDGTTEDTTAPTVTAALSGPRDDDGAYLGAATVSLTATDSGSGVDTIEYALDDGGFEPYDAPVTVNEPGPHTIRYRATDVAGNVSDPASVTFTVVAPPDPDTTAPSVTATVSGARDGNGAYLGTATVALAAVDDDSGVASVEYALDEGPYTTYTAPVTLNRPGDHLVSYRATDVAGNVSDPASVAFTIVTGGGDPQCPVLDTRATVWLGTVNSRVPNRQVVTGCTINNLIASERNWFNHNEFMRHVRAVAKDLLARGVVSPAERATLIEAATASAVGKSDAQTGYQSILGRSGASFAQWEQVGAGGFTRNADGSITSRPVDGLGLLWFPIRAYGDFSLKLQWRDDAPGDARANSGVFVRFPAVHQHPTQPRPEWVAIEYGHEVQILDDPAGDRYKTGSVYGFDGVDLGTAGVTAKGTWNDYEIRVVGQHYSIFRNGELINDFVNTPDLVFDPPRDGDPGGAGRHRAEGYLGLQVHGVDDIVSFRNVRVAPLVP; encoded by the coding sequence GTGAGCACCGCGCTGATCGCCCTGGTCGGCATGGTGCTCACCTCGACGCTGGCCGCGCTGCCGGTCAGCGCCCGGCCCACCGACGGTGGACCCGCCCCGGCCCGCGACACCCAGGTGCTCACCTGGACCGCCGGCAACGACGTCACCGCCTACACCGAGGCCCCGGCGACCGCGGTCCCCGGCCCGGCGACGCTGATCTTCGAAAACAGCGCCGCGACCGGCAACACCAGCGGCATGCAGCACACCCTCACGTTCGAGACCGGGGATCCGACGTACAACCAGGACGTCGCCGTCAACATCCTGGCCGACCCGTTCGACACCAACGGTGGTCGGTGGAGCGTCGACGTGGTGCTGACCGCCGGCACCTACCGCTACTTCTGCGCCATCCCGGGACACGGCCTGATGAACGGCATCCTGGTCGTCAGCGACGGCACCACCGAGGACACCACCGCGCCGACGGTGACCGCGGCGTTGTCCGGGCCACGCGACGACGACGGCGCCTACCTCGGTGCCGCCACCGTCAGCCTGACCGCGACCGACAGCGGCTCCGGCGTCGACACCATCGAGTACGCCCTCGACGACGGTGGATTCGAGCCGTACGACGCACCGGTCACCGTGAACGAACCCGGCCCGCACACGATTCGCTACCGGGCCACCGACGTCGCCGGCAACGTCTCCGACCCCGCGTCGGTGACCTTCACGGTGGTCGCACCCCCGGACCCGGACACCACCGCACCGTCAGTGACCGCCACCGTGTCCGGCGCCCGCGACGGCAACGGCGCCTACCTCGGTACGGCGACAGTCGCCCTGGCCGCCGTCGACGACGACTCCGGGGTGGCCAGTGTGGAGTACGCCCTCGACGAGGGTCCGTACACCACCTACACGGCGCCGGTGACCCTCAACCGCCCCGGCGATCACCTGGTGAGCTACCGGGCCACCGACGTCGCCGGCAACGTCTCCGACCCCGCGTCGGTCGCCTTCACCATCGTCACCGGCGGCGGCGATCCGCAGTGCCCGGTGCTCGACACCCGGGCGACGGTGTGGCTGGGCACGGTGAACAGCCGGGTGCCGAACCGGCAGGTCGTCACCGGCTGCACGATCAACAACCTGATCGCCAGCGAACGCAACTGGTTCAATCACAACGAGTTCATGCGGCACGTCCGCGCGGTGGCGAAGGATCTGCTGGCACGCGGCGTCGTGAGCCCGGCCGAACGGGCCACGCTGATCGAGGCGGCCACGGCGTCGGCCGTCGGCAAGTCCGACGCGCAGACCGGCTACCAGTCGATCCTCGGTCGGTCCGGGGCCTCCTTCGCCCAGTGGGAACAGGTCGGGGCGGGCGGCTTCACCCGCAACGCCGACGGGTCGATCACCAGCAGGCCCGTCGACGGGCTCGGGCTGCTCTGGTTCCCGATCCGCGCCTACGGTGACTTCTCGCTGAAACTGCAGTGGCGCGACGACGCTCCGGGCGACGCCCGGGCCAACAGCGGCGTCTTCGTCCGCTTCCCCGCCGTGCACCAGCACCCGACCCAGCCCCGGCCGGAGTGGGTGGCGATCGAGTACGGCCACGAGGTGCAGATTCTCGACGACCCGGCCGGTGACCGCTACAAGACCGGTTCGGTGTACGGCTTCGACGGCGTCGACCTCGGCACCGCCGGCGTCACCGCGAAGGGCACCTGGAACGACTACGAGATCCGGGTCGTCGGGCAGCACTACTCGATCTTCCGCAACGGCGAGCTGATCAACGACTTCGTCAACACGCCCGACCTCGTCTTCGATCCGCCCCGGGACGGCGACCCGGGTGGTGCGGGCCGCCACCGGGCCGAAGGCTACCTCGGCCTGCAGGTGCACGGCGTCGACGACATCGTCAGCTTCCGCAACGTCCGCGTCGCCCCGCTGGTCCCGTGA
- a CDS encoding pyridoxamine 5'-phosphate oxidase family protein has product MIRHDGEQAVQRRAGEGHPGWGSPMFSAEIPIGFHGFILAQRMLVVGARDDDDALWATVLAGPSGFARPTSDRTVEIDALPAHGDPLRDAFGSTREVGILAIEPQTRRRIRINGRATRRDGGLSVVTDQVLGNCPKYIQTREIVEVQPCPTEAEATVRRGTALSDAQQRLIRAADTFFIASHGPGHGGDASHRGGMPGFVQVRDARRLAWPDYFGNSFYMTLGNMVLDSRCGLLFIDWETGDTLQLTGRGTIDWEPGRAAAVPGALRLVEFEIDQVVQIDRAHPLRWRLHGYSRHNPPSATDGAVLEAG; this is encoded by the coding sequence ATGATCCGTCACGACGGCGAGCAGGCGGTGCAGCGGCGGGCCGGGGAGGGACACCCCGGCTGGGGCTCACCGATGTTCAGCGCGGAGATACCCATCGGTTTCCATGGCTTCATCCTGGCCCAGCGGATGCTGGTGGTCGGTGCCCGCGACGACGACGACGCGCTGTGGGCGACGGTGCTCGCCGGCCCATCGGGCTTCGCGAGGCCGACCAGCGACCGCACGGTCGAGATCGACGCGCTACCGGCACACGGCGACCCGCTCCGCGACGCATTCGGCTCGACGCGCGAGGTCGGCATCCTGGCGATCGAACCGCAGACCCGCCGCCGGATCCGGATCAACGGGCGAGCGACCCGCCGCGACGGCGGTCTGAGCGTGGTCACCGATCAGGTTCTCGGCAACTGCCCCAAGTACATCCAGACCCGAGAGATCGTCGAGGTGCAGCCGTGCCCGACCGAGGCCGAGGCCACCGTACGGCGCGGCACCGCGCTCAGTGACGCCCAGCAGCGGCTGATCCGGGCCGCCGACACGTTCTTCATCGCCAGTCACGGCCCGGGACACGGTGGCGACGCCTCCCATCGCGGTGGGATGCCCGGCTTCGTCCAGGTGCGTGACGCCCGGCGCCTCGCCTGGCCGGACTACTTCGGCAATTCGTTCTACATGACGCTGGGCAACATGGTCCTCGATTCCCGGTGCGGGCTGTTGTTCATCGACTGGGAGACCGGCGACACCCTGCAGCTCACCGGGCGCGGCACGATCGACTGGGAGCCGGGTCGCGCCGCGGCCGTGCCGGGTGCGTTGCGACTGGTCGAATTCGAGATCGACCAGGTCGTCCAGATCGACCGGGCGCACCCGCTGCGTTGGCGACTGCACGGCTATTCCCGTCACAACCCGCCGAGTGCCACCGACGGCGCCGTTCTGGAGGCTGGCTGA
- a CDS encoding multicopper oxidase domain-containing protein encodes MNHTTDTLTGPVGEPATPTARLRAGTGRALLVLAVLAATFASAGAAYAVRTEALAQDVTAPAGGAAPDGCVAPDRELQLYAVELPRDPVTNQIRLGYGLTPQTASYPGPTMEMIEGECLAITLHNQVTAETLAQLRTNPAHPLGVSLHVHGVKYTQDSDGTVHSGSYVAPGESRTYTWYAKPRSSRTGSPGTAGYWWYHDHVVGGPHGTQGLNSGLFGGLVVRRQGDPRPDRTYVTAFGDRQSINLRRGAAADDCDLVDPVPGPACFVAQVGERVEFIVIGLGDDMHTWHVHGHSWADTRTGVVAGDNKAIVDSIPVIDNKTLGPGDSFGVTIVAGDSVGPGHWMLHCHMQFHSDLGMATTLHVLDENGQMPPGGHHHRQLLSPAAADDAAQVPADAADVPADAADVPADAAAAHAAHR; translated from the coding sequence TTGAACCACACGACAGACACCCTCACCGGCCCGGTCGGCGAACCGGCTACACCCACCGCCCGACTGCGCGCCGGCACCGGCCGGGCACTGCTGGTCCTGGCGGTACTGGCGGCCACCTTCGCCAGCGCCGGTGCCGCGTACGCCGTACGCACCGAAGCCCTCGCCCAGGATGTGACCGCGCCGGCGGGCGGCGCGGCACCCGACGGCTGCGTCGCGCCCGACCGCGAACTGCAGCTGTACGCGGTGGAGCTGCCCCGCGACCCGGTCACCAACCAGATCCGACTGGGTTACGGCCTGACCCCGCAGACGGCCTCCTACCCGGGGCCGACGATGGAGATGATCGAAGGCGAATGTCTCGCGATCACGCTGCACAACCAGGTGACCGCCGAGACGCTGGCGCAGTTGCGCACCAACCCGGCGCATCCGCTGGGCGTGTCGCTGCACGTGCACGGCGTGAAGTACACCCAGGACTCCGACGGCACCGTGCACAGCGGGTCGTACGTGGCACCGGGCGAGTCACGGACCTACACCTGGTACGCGAAGCCGCGCAGCTCACGCACCGGATCCCCGGGTACCGCCGGCTACTGGTGGTACCACGACCACGTCGTCGGCGGACCGCACGGCACCCAGGGCCTCAACTCGGGTCTCTTCGGCGGACTGGTGGTCCGCCGCCAGGGCGACCCCCGACCGGACCGCACCTACGTCACCGCCTTCGGTGACCGGCAGTCGATCAACCTGCGGCGCGGCGCGGCGGCCGACGACTGCGACCTGGTCGACCCGGTGCCCGGCCCGGCCTGCTTCGTCGCCCAGGTCGGCGAACGGGTCGAGTTCATCGTCATCGGCCTCGGCGACGACATGCACACCTGGCACGTCCACGGCCATTCGTGGGCCGACACCCGCACCGGAGTGGTGGCCGGCGACAACAAGGCCATCGTCGACTCGATCCCGGTGATCGACAACAAGACCCTCGGGCCGGGCGACTCGTTCGGCGTCACGATCGTCGCCGGCGACTCCGTCGGACCAGGTCACTGGATGCTGCACTGCCACATGCAGTTCCACTCCGATCTGGGCATGGCGACCACGCTGCACGTGCTCGACGAGAACGGGCAGATGCCACCCGGCGGCCACCACCACCGCCAGCTCCTCTCCCCCGCAGCGGCCGACGACGCCGCGCAGGTGCCGGCCGACGCCGCCGACGTACCGGCCGACGCCGCCGACGTACCGGCCGACGCCGCGGCGGCGCACGCCGCACACCGCTGA